One Halobaculum roseum DNA segment encodes these proteins:
- a CDS encoding TIGR00296 family protein, with the protein MSEAKTAQLTYEDGARAVELARESVEAYVLQGQREQPGSMRDAFYARTGAFVRLQSTRGRGRMRGCAGSYRGKDQLGHAIVEAAIKAASDDTGGSELEPKELDSVLVSTYVVSEVTLTNDPVADLELGRHGVAIDHNGHHGWLYPTIPVENDWSKERYLSRVCRKAGLSPMAWQDDDTMVTLIDGQVFRERRDGGSVEQL; encoded by the coding sequence ATGTCCGAAGCGAAGACCGCGCAGCTCACCTACGAGGACGGTGCACGCGCGGTCGAGCTCGCCCGGGAGTCGGTCGAGGCGTACGTACTTCAGGGCCAGCGCGAACAGCCGGGTAGCATGCGCGACGCCTTCTACGCGCGAACCGGGGCGTTCGTCCGACTCCAGTCGACGCGGGGCAGAGGGCGGATGCGCGGCTGTGCGGGGTCGTATCGGGGGAAAGACCAGCTCGGCCACGCCATCGTCGAGGCGGCGATCAAGGCGGCCTCCGACGACACCGGCGGCTCCGAACTCGAACCGAAGGAACTGGACTCCGTTCTCGTCTCGACGTACGTCGTCTCCGAGGTCACGCTCACCAACGACCCGGTGGCCGACCTCGAACTCGGCCGCCACGGCGTCGCCATCGACCACAACGGCCACCACGGCTGGCTCTACCCGACGATCCCCGTCGAGAACGACTGGAGCAAGGAGCGCTACCTCTCGCGCGTCTGCCGCAAGGCGGGCCTCTCGCCGATGGCCTGGCAGGACGACGACACCATGGTGACGCTCATCGACGGCCAGGTGTTCCGCGAGCGCCGCGACGGCGGCAGCGTCGAGCAGCTGTAG
- a CDS encoding nicotinate phosphoribosyltransferase — MTSSPPAFDIVGADAVRDGSATDAYFDRTVETLRHADRNPHVVAEVTADQFPDGDFELLAGVKDAAALLAGHDVDADALPEGTMFDGGPVLRIEGTYLEFAALETSLLGFLSHASGVATAALECRRAAPDSNVLSFGARHVHPSIAAMVERSALVGGLDGFSHVAAGEVLGREPSGTMPHALLICFGRGNQADAWRAFDEAVPESVPRIALCDTYSDEKEEVIRAVETLGDRLDGVRLDTTGSRRGDFRHIVREVRWELEARGYGDVDVFLSGGLGPAELTRLRDVADGFGVGGHVSNADPVDFALDIVEVDGEPAAKRGKLSGTKEVYRTPDGGHHVGLRGRDGPADGESLMEPLIRDGEVVREFDIDDAAGRALADATQVGFGGE, encoded by the coding sequence ATGACCTCCTCGCCCCCCGCGTTCGACATCGTCGGGGCCGACGCCGTCCGCGACGGGTCGGCGACGGACGCGTACTTCGACCGGACCGTCGAGACGCTGCGCCACGCCGACCGGAACCCGCACGTCGTCGCCGAGGTGACCGCCGACCAGTTCCCCGACGGCGACTTCGAGCTGCTGGCGGGCGTGAAGGACGCCGCGGCGCTCCTCGCGGGTCACGACGTGGACGCCGACGCCTTGCCGGAGGGGACCATGTTCGACGGCGGCCCGGTCCTGCGGATCGAGGGGACGTACCTGGAGTTCGCGGCCCTGGAGACCTCGCTGCTGGGCTTCCTCTCGCACGCCTCCGGGGTCGCCACCGCCGCGCTGGAGTGTCGCCGCGCCGCGCCCGACTCGAACGTGCTCTCCTTCGGCGCGCGCCACGTCCATCCCTCGATCGCCGCGATGGTCGAGCGCAGCGCGCTCGTGGGAGGCCTCGACGGCTTCTCGCACGTCGCCGCCGGCGAAGTGCTCGGCCGGGAGCCGTCGGGGACGATGCCCCACGCGCTGCTCATCTGCTTCGGCCGCGGCAACCAGGCGGACGCCTGGCGCGCGTTCGACGAGGCCGTTCCAGAGTCCGTGCCGCGGATCGCCCTGTGTGACACCTACTCCGACGAGAAGGAGGAGGTGATCCGGGCCGTCGAGACGCTCGGCGACCGCCTCGACGGCGTCCGCCTCGACACCACCGGTTCCCGCCGCGGCGACTTCCGCCACATCGTCCGCGAGGTGCGATGGGAACTCGAGGCCCGCGGCTACGGCGACGTCGACGTGTTCCTCTCGGGCGGGCTCGGCCCCGCGGAGCTCACCCGGCTCCGGGACGTCGCCGACGGCTTCGGCGTCGGCGGCCACGTCTCCAACGCCGACCCCGTCGACTTCGCGCTCGACATCGTCGAGGTCGACGGCGAGCCCGCGGCCAAGCGCGGGAAACTCTCCGGAACCAAGGAGGTGTACCGCACCCCCGACGGCGGCCACCACGTCGGCCTGCGCGGCCGCGACGGTCCGGCTGACGGCGAGTCGCTCATGGAGCCGCTGATCCGCGACGGCGAGGTCGTCCGGGAGTTCGACATCGACGACGCCGCCGGGCGGGCGCTGGCGGACGCGACGCAGGTCGGGTTCGGCGGGGAATAA
- a CDS encoding Hvo_1808 family surface protein, translated as MRAAFPVLMAAMLALAGCSAPTAVPSPGDDWSYPEDPPSDRLGWEAGVWWNESIDVNQSDGLDAAEREALVARTMARIERIRGLEFRERVPVEVISRAEYRERSVFGGDRSDGYGAWHNQVWEAALIVGEDRDVAREFDALYGGSVQGYYTPSEDRIVVVSDADEPRIDRATLAHELVHALQDQHFGFVGTRTRDAGLAHNGLTEGDARYVETRYLDRCAAGPGNETATGAVGWACVPRPERAGGGGGGEPVNQGLFTYVYQPYADGPAFVHRLRERDGWAAVNDAYDDRPVSTEQTIHPERYPADRPEEVTVPDRSGGRWSRFDLDRPTERLGEAGLFATFWYNDYAGGDHLADDLPYSTRNYTAGPSDGWAGDRLVPYRRGDGEHAAYGYVWAIRFDSVAEAVEFRRSYRAMLQLRLGARVVDREAGMYRVPDGPFADAFRIERDRRTVVITNAPTVSALDAVRDPPG; from the coding sequence GTGCGCGCCGCGTTTCCCGTCCTGATGGCCGCGATGCTCGCGCTCGCCGGCTGTAGCGCCCCCACCGCCGTCCCGTCTCCGGGCGACGACTGGTCGTACCCCGAGGACCCGCCCAGCGATCGCCTCGGCTGGGAGGCGGGCGTCTGGTGGAACGAGTCGATCGACGTGAACCAGAGCGACGGCCTCGACGCCGCCGAGCGCGAGGCGCTCGTCGCCCGGACGATGGCGCGGATCGAGCGGATCCGCGGGCTGGAGTTCCGCGAGCGCGTGCCGGTGGAGGTGATCTCCCGAGCCGAGTACCGCGAGCGCTCCGTGTTCGGCGGCGACCGTTCCGACGGGTACGGCGCCTGGCACAACCAGGTGTGGGAGGCGGCGCTGATCGTCGGCGAGGACCGCGACGTCGCCCGGGAGTTCGACGCGCTGTACGGCGGATCGGTCCAGGGGTACTACACGCCCTCGGAGGACCGGATCGTCGTCGTTTCGGACGCCGACGAGCCCCGGATCGATCGCGCGACGCTGGCACACGAACTGGTCCACGCGCTGCAGGACCAGCACTTCGGCTTCGTCGGCACCCGCACGCGCGACGCCGGCCTCGCGCACAACGGCCTCACCGAGGGCGACGCCCGCTACGTCGAGACGCGCTATCTCGACCGATGCGCGGCCGGCCCCGGCAACGAGACCGCGACCGGCGCCGTCGGCTGGGCGTGCGTCCCGCGCCCCGAGCGCGCCGGCGGCGGGGGCGGGGGCGAGCCGGTGAACCAGGGCCTGTTCACGTACGTCTACCAGCCGTACGCCGACGGCCCGGCGTTCGTCCACCGCCTCCGAGAGCGCGACGGGTGGGCCGCGGTGAACGACGCCTACGACGACCGGCCCGTCTCGACCGAGCAGACGATCCACCCCGAGCGCTACCCCGCGGACCGCCCCGAGGAGGTCACGGTCCCCGACCGGTCGGGCGGGCGCTGGTCGCGGTTCGATCTCGACCGGCCGACCGAGCGGCTCGGGGAGGCGGGGCTGTTCGCGACGTTCTGGTACAACGACTACGCCGGCGGGGATCACCTCGCCGACGACCTGCCGTACTCGACGCGGAACTACACCGCCGGCCCCTCAGATGGCTGGGCGGGCGACCGCCTCGTCCCGTACCGCCGCGGCGACGGGGAGCACGCCGCCTACGGCTACGTCTGGGCGATCCGGTTCGACAGCGTCGCGGAGGCCGTCGAGTTCCGGCGGTCCTACCGCGCGATGCTCCAGCTCCGGCTGGGCGCCCGCGTCGTCGACCGCGAGGCCGGCATGTATCGGGTGCCCGACGGGCCGTTCGCGGACGCCTTCCGCATCGAGCGCGACCGAAGAACTGTCGTGATCACGAACGCCCCGACCGTGAGCGCCCTCGACGCCGTCCGCGACCCGCCCGGCTGA
- a CDS encoding Hvo_1808 family surface protein, with protein sequence MRRSAPHPLSRLAALVFALALVCTAAAAPLAVATPPAADAGTDRLANGSATAAQQEAPPDPDSDVIGWEGGYWHNESIDVDQSDGLSDEELDAYVARGMARVEYLRDAEFDGDVPVSVISREEYRNRSGGGPNANRTEYNRWNDQVWEGLFIVGESTGSGDAIGETAGSSVLGFYSPAQDQITIVTDSPDSPTINNATLIHELVHALQDQRYDLTNETYRASTQDGDLAVDGVVEGEANYIETNYAQRCGDEWECVDTPQASGGGGGGGNGPNLGILLTLLNPYSDGPVYVNEIVEEGGWDAFEERFRDPPVSSEQVIHRTDETPRPIEFDDEGTNGWSTFPRENPQLGQNGSDTVGEASIYAMFWYQAREYRADTINPNGLFQTSGPYDTYNYDAEPSSGWANDRLFPYRNGEGDDAEYGYVWLTEWDTEADAREFHDTYLRMLDAHDVRETGEGYYVVPDGPFEDAFLVRLDGERVTIVNGPTVDDVRDIRPSLEPADTDTAENGDGADATATPSDTDAGDGGDNAGDDSGDNAAAGDDTSGTTEVGGAGFGFGVAAVAVAFAGLLARRRR encoded by the coding sequence ATGCGACGATCGGCCCCGCACCCGCTCTCGCGCCTCGCCGCCCTCGTGTTCGCGCTCGCGCTCGTGTGTACCGCCGCGGCGGCACCGCTCGCGGTGGCGACGCCCCCCGCGGCGGACGCGGGGACCGACCGGCTCGCGAACGGGAGCGCGACCGCTGCACAACAGGAGGCCCCGCCCGACCCCGACTCCGACGTGATCGGGTGGGAAGGCGGCTACTGGCACAACGAGAGCATCGACGTCGACCAGTCCGACGGGCTGAGCGACGAGGAGCTCGACGCGTACGTCGCGCGCGGGATGGCCCGCGTCGAGTACCTCCGCGACGCCGAGTTCGACGGCGACGTCCCGGTGTCGGTCATCTCCCGCGAGGAGTACCGGAACCGGAGCGGCGGCGGTCCCAACGCGAACCGCACCGAGTACAACCGCTGGAACGACCAGGTGTGGGAGGGCCTGTTCATCGTCGGCGAGTCGACCGGCTCCGGCGACGCGATCGGCGAGACAGCCGGCTCCTCGGTGCTCGGCTTCTATTCGCCGGCGCAAGACCAGATCACGATCGTCACCGACTCCCCGGACTCGCCGACGATCAACAACGCGACGCTGATCCACGAGCTGGTCCACGCCCTCCAGGACCAGCGCTACGACCTGACGAACGAGACGTACCGCGCCTCCACGCAGGACGGTGACCTCGCCGTCGACGGCGTCGTCGAGGGGGAGGCGAACTACATCGAGACGAACTACGCCCAGCGCTGCGGCGACGAGTGGGAGTGCGTCGACACGCCGCAGGCGAGCGGGGGCGGCGGCGGGGGCGGCAACGGGCCGAACCTCGGCATCCTGCTCACGCTGCTCAACCCCTACTCCGACGGTCCGGTGTACGTGAACGAGATCGTCGAGGAGGGCGGCTGGGACGCCTTCGAGGAGCGGTTCCGGGACCCGCCGGTCTCCTCCGAGCAGGTGATCCACCGGACAGACGAGACGCCGCGGCCCATCGAGTTCGACGACGAGGGGACCAACGGCTGGAGCACGTTCCCGCGCGAGAACCCGCAGCTCGGCCAGAACGGCTCCGACACCGTCGGCGAGGCGTCGATCTACGCGATGTTCTGGTACCAGGCGCGCGAGTACCGCGCCGACACGATCAACCCCAACGGGCTGTTCCAGACGAGCGGCCCGTACGACACGTACAACTACGACGCCGAGCCGTCGAGCGGCTGGGCCAACGACCGGCTGTTCCCGTACCGGAACGGCGAGGGCGACGACGCCGAGTACGGCTACGTGTGGCTCACCGAGTGGGACACCGAGGCGGACGCGCGCGAGTTCCACGACACGTACCTTCGGATGCTCGACGCCCACGACGTGCGCGAGACCGGCGAGGGCTACTACGTCGTCCCCGACGGGCCCTTCGAGGACGCGTTCCTCGTCCGCCTCGACGGCGAGCGGGTCACGATCGTGAACGGGCCCACCGTCGACGACGTGCGGGACATCCGTCCCTCCCTGGAACCCGCCGACACGGACACCGCGGAGAACGGCGACGGGGCCGACGCGACGGCAACGCCCTCCGACACCGACGCGGGTGACGGCGGCGACAACGCCGGCGACGACAGCGGCGACAACGCGGCCGCCGGCGACGACACCTCCGGCACGACCGAGGTCGGCGGCGCCGGGTTCGGCTTCGGCGTCGCCGCCGTCGCGGTCGCGTTCGCGGGGCTGCTGGCCCGACGACGGCGCTGA
- a CDS encoding cysteine hydrolase family protein, which yields MAPDQDAFDPDRTAVVVVDMQNGFCHPDGSLYAEPSETAIDPVGTLVERATDAGAPVVYTRDVHPPEQFEDAHYYDEFDRWGEHVVEGSWDAELIDDLPAEDADHVVEKHTYDAFYRTDLEGWLDAHGVDDLLICGTLANVCVLHTAGSAGLRDYRPVVIEDALGYITEDHREYAVEHADWLFGETATLEDVAFV from the coding sequence ATGGCCCCTGACCAGGACGCGTTCGATCCGGACCGAACCGCCGTCGTCGTCGTCGACATGCAGAACGGCTTCTGTCACCCCGACGGGAGCCTCTATGCCGAACCCAGCGAGACGGCCATCGACCCCGTCGGGACGCTCGTCGAGCGCGCGACCGACGCCGGCGCACCGGTGGTCTACACCCGCGACGTACACCCGCCCGAGCAGTTCGAGGACGCCCACTACTACGACGAGTTCGACCGCTGGGGCGAGCACGTCGTCGAGGGAAGCTGGGACGCGGAACTGATCGACGACCTCCCGGCCGAGGACGCCGACCACGTCGTCGAGAAGCACACCTACGACGCCTTCTACCGCACCGACCTGGAGGGGTGGCTCGACGCCCACGGCGTCGACGACCTGCTGATCTGCGGGACGCTCGCGAACGTCTGCGTCCTCCACACCGCGGGCTCGGCAGGACTGCGTGATTATCGGCCGGTCGTGATCGAGGACGCGCTCGGGTACATCACCGAGGACCACCGCGAGTACGCCGTCGAGCACGCCGACTGGCTGTTCGGCGAGACGGCGACGTTGGAGGACGTGGCGTTCGTGTAG